The following coding sequences are from one Alosa alosa isolate M-15738 ecotype Scorff River chromosome 3, AALO_Geno_1.1, whole genome shotgun sequence window:
- the LOC125291824 gene encoding B-cell CLL/lymphoma 9 protein-like isoform X1, giving the protein MLEVQEERPTAATATATHFGKKERERARKEREEGKDGRSLGPGTGAGPRTGRAKSTGLAAHTHSHAHTHSPHQHLSPPIVALGSPSMHSSNPKVRNSPTANTQSSPKSKQEVMVRSPPVMSPSSAAQMDSKLPNQGKQGGAASQSQPSPCDSKTLGGCHGPKGTPGGGPGLKNGQGLNAGSKVKLKRERSTSLESFEQRDSATPNNDSEPREGSRVKRVCVSERRQPYSGADWCSGGESDEDEQGFYNCSSGDLKPQDPSSHPASNPALSRSSTPSHNAMGGQSATNDPSSTHKPKVVYVFTTEMANKAADAVVTGHAESIIAFHMKNISNKGEKTHLLVNNQTGPLRNEGKPPQGSGVGPQDQNLPPGTKPSQQSFQQSQSSVGQGPKSAGLSQDGAPSTGMDNKSLPSSSPRNPTPHDRTPGSQTPCSPGAQPGFPPVDGSKGGDQKLLPQDIMPGMAENSSSEGLSQEQLEHRERSLQTLRDIQRMLFPDDKDMAVMGQNTPPVGPQPPNHPGMMEGGPKKPEQGPLQAMMAQSQSLGKPGGPGGRPDGPPFGPPGPRDMPFSPDDMGPMPPGGPMNSHPGGPGGEQGDHLTPEQLAWLKLQQEFYEEKKRKQEQMHRSMGDPMILHGPRGAMMRAPPPPYQMNPGEVWGPGGPEPFPDQMGMGPRGMPPHMQRMPGFPGMMNPDMEGGPNPMPRPGMNWPDDMPKMGDGRGFPPGQGMFGGPGGPGGRVERFPNPQAVQEAMFQQGMGEKPGMGMPPGMMMDRMMGHPRPGMDPTNGQGGMFPRMPGDPGPMSPASRMEYMKGLGREMGPGPEFGMGPGVMGGGPNAAMMGAKMREAGMSMSPEEMMKMGRGGPPPENMGPQQKMLQGHPFPDQPGDFNMGPNRHYPGQQPQGPGNMRGPRGGEMPFGPDQRSNSGPNGGNNHGRLSHMPPHSQNQPPNQGQGTGPNSMPNQRGMGRKPAELSIQAGQGVHSPGVNPLKSPTMRQVHSPMLGSPSGALKSPQTPSQLAGILSGPSASAVAAAASIKSPTMMGSAGASPVHMKSPSLPVPSPGWTSSPKPPMQSPGIPQNNKPPLSMTSPNMMSNVDQGGNGPSSAPPSSTASGPGGMSLPGSLPSNSPYGIPPEPTLPQNPLSIMMSRMSKFAMPSSTPLYHDAIKTVASSDDDSPPARSPNLPSLNHMPGMGPNHHQGHPRMMVPSSVGHMPALSPMGMNTMGSQPLSHGMPNQMPSPNPMGPNMGPHPGGMGPGGMMPHGMMMQPGGPEPGMVNNQMVQGRMGFPQRGQGFPPGQSPPHQGPFSHNGPGPQGPFPHGMGFQGEGPGGGPMGRMGGNMPHGPGGDPGMCKPNPHGGPENFGGMPGVFNDADLHEVIRPGATGIPEFDLSRIIPSEKPSQTLSYFPRGGGGGGGEGPGKAPHPSGPQVFQQMQGMMGEGNPRMGLPMQGMGGPPGPGHMGPQDMGMGNPGHNPMRPPGFMNQGMMGPQHRMMSPGQPGMPGQPGMMGGPGMMPGKERGPMYSHPGPVGSPNMMMSLHGMGGPQQTMMMSPQMRPRGMGSDMGMGFNPGPGMF; this is encoded by the exons cagtcCCAAGTCCAAGCAGGAGGTGATGGTCCGTTCGCCCCCTGTCATGTCTCCTTCCAGTGCCGCGCAGATGGACTCCAAACTGCCCAATCAAGGAAAGCAAGGCGGCGCTGCGAGCCAATCACAACCCTCCCCATGTGACTCTAAAACGCTGGGTGGTTGCCACGGGCCCAAGGGGACGCCAGGCGGCGGACCCGGGCTGAAAAACGGCCAGGGCCTCAACGCCGGCTCCAAGGTGAAGTTAAAGCGGGAACGGAGCACGTCGCTGGAGTCGTTCGAGCAGCGTGACTCCGCTACACCCAACAACGACAGCGAGCCCAGAG aggggaGCCGGGtaaagcgcgtgtgtgtgtcggagagaCGGCAGCCCTACAGCGGAGCAGACTGGTGCTCAGGGGGAGAGAGTGACGAGGACGAGCAGGGATTCTATA ACTGCTCCTCTGGGGATCTGAAGCCCCAGGATCCCAGCTCCCACCCAGCCTCCAATCCCGCCCTGAGTCGCTCCTCTACGCCTTCCCACAATGCAATGGGAGGCCAGAGCGCTACCAACGACCCCAGCAGCACCCACAAACCCAAAGTGGTGTATGTTTTCACAACAGAGATGGCTAACAA GGCTGCCGACGCTGTAGTGACAGGACATGCTGAGAGCATCATTGCCTTCCACATGAAGAACATCTCCAACAAGGGAGAGAAGACCCACCTACTTGTG AATAATCAGACGGGACCCCTCCGGAATGAAGGGAAGCCCCCACAAGGATCAGGAGTCGGGCCCCAAGACCAGAACCTGCCACCCGGCACCAAACCTTCACAGCAGTCCTTCCAGCAGTCCCAGTCTTCAGTAGGCCAGGGGCCAAAGTCCGCTGGCCTCTCCCAAGATGGAGCTCCATCAACAGGCATGGACAACAAGAGCCTACCAAGCAGCAGCCCTCGTAATCCCACACCTCACGACCGAACGCCTGGCAGCCAGACCCCATGCTCTCCAGGTGCCCAGCCAGGGTTCCCTCCGGTTGATGGTTCTAAAGGGGGAGACCAGAAGCTTCTGCCCCAGGACATAATGCCCGGCATGGCAGAGAACTCGAGCTCGGAGGGCCTGTCTCAGGAGCAACTGGAGCATCGCGAACGCTCTTTGCAGACCCTTCGAGACATCCAGCGCATGCTATTTCCCGATGACAAAGATATGGCAGTCATGGGACAGAACACCCCACCGGTGGGCCCCCAACCCCCAAATCATCCTGGAATGATGGAAGGGGGACCCAAAAAGCCAGAGCAGGGGCCTCTACAGGCCATGATGGCTCAGTCGCAGAGCCTGGGAAAACCTGGTGGACCAGGAGGTCGTCCAGATGGACCCCCATTTGGGCCGCCAGGTCCCCGCGACATGCCCTTCTCTCCAGATGACATGGGGCCCATGCCGCCTGGAGGACCAATGAACTCCCACCCTGGCGGTCCAGGGGGAGAACAAGGGGATCACTTGACCCCAGAGCAGCTTGCGTGGCTGAAGCTGCAGCAAGAGTTCTATGAGGAGAAGAAACGCAAGCAGGAGCAGATGCACAGATCCATGGGGGACCCCATGATTCTTCACGGCCCACGCGGTGCCATGATGCGTGCCCCTCCTCCGCCCTATCAGATGAATCCCGGGGAAGTGTGGGGCCCTGGCGGGCCTGAGCCGTTTCCCGATCAGATGGGCATGGGGCCTCGTGGAATGCCACCCCACATGCAGCGGATGCCCGGCTTCCCTGGCATGATGAACCCAGACATGGAGGGAGGGCCAAACCCCATGCCTCGGCCAGGCATGAACTGGCCTGATGATATGCCCAAAATGGGAGATGGTCGAGGTTTCCCACCCGGACAGGGCATGTTTGGAGGCCCTGGGGGACCAGGGGGCAGGGTCGAGAGGTTCCCAAACCCACAGGCAGTGCAGGAAGCCATGTTTCAGCAGGGAATGGGGGAGAAACCTGGAATGGGAATGCCACCAGGAATGATGATGGACAGGATGATGGGACATCCCAGACCTGGAATGGACCCCACAAACGGCCAGGGAGGCATGTTCCCACGGATGCCCGGTGACCCTGGACCCATGAGCCCAGCCTCAAGAATGGAGTACATGAAGGGGTTGGGGCGGGAGATGGGTCCAGGCCCTGAATTCGGCATGGGTCCTGGGGTCATGGGTGGTGGCCCAAATGCAGCTATGATGGGGGCCAAGATGAGGGAGGCAGGCATGAGTATGAGCCCCGAGGAGATGATGAAGATGGGGAGAGGAGGTCCACCACCTGAAAACATGGGTCCCCAGCAAAAGATGCTTCAAGGGCATCCTTTTCCTGACCAGCCCGGTGACTTCAACATGGGTCCAAACCGGCACTACCCAGGTCAGCAGCCTCAGGGCCCTGGCAATATGCGAGGTCCAAGGGGTGGAGAAATGCCCTTTGGCCCTGACCAGCGATCCAACTCCGGCCCCAACGGTGGAAACAACCATGGCCGTTTGAGCCACATGCCTCCACATTCGCAAAATCAGCCCCCTAACCAGGGCCAAGGTACTGGACCCAACTCTATGCCCAACCAGAGGGGTATGGGGCGCAAGCCTGCTGAGCTCAGCATCCAGGCCGGACAAGGGGTACACTCCCCAGGGGTCAACCCCCTAAAGTCCCCCACCATGAGGCAAGTCCATTCTCCCATGCTTGGCTCTCCGTCAGGAGCACTCAAATCACCGCAGACCCCTTCCCAGCTGGCCGGTATACTCTCAGGACCATCGGCTTCGGCTGTAGCGGCAGCAGCATCCATCAAGTCTCCCACCATGATGGGGTCTGCAGGGGCGTCTCCTGTTCATATGAAGTCTCCTTCGCTTCCAGTCCCATCTCCAGGGTGGACGTCCTCACCGAAACCTCCCATGCAGAGCCCAGGGATCCCCCAGAACAACAAGCCTCCCCTGAGTATGACCTCGCCCAACATGATGAGCAATGTAGACCAAG GTGGGAATGGCCCGTCTTCAGCTCCTCCCAGCTCAACAGCGAGTGGCCCGGGTGGGATGTCCCTTCCAGGAAGTCTTCCGTCCAACAGTCCCTACGGCATTCCCCCAGAGCCAACACTCCCCCAGAATCCTCTGTCCATCATGATGTCACGCATGTCCAAGTTTGCCATGCCCAGCTCCACCCCGCTCTACCACGACGCCATTAAGACTGTGGCCAGCTCTGATGATGATTCACCACCTGCCCGGTCGCCCAACCTGCCTTCACTCAACCACATGCCAG GAATGGGTCCAAACCACCACCAAGGACACCCACGCATGATGGTACCCAGTTCTGTCGGCCACATGCCTGCTCTCAGCCCCATGGGTATGAACACTATGGGCTCCCAGCCCCTCTCCCACGGCATGCCCAACCAAATGCCCTCACCAAACCCCATGGGTCCCAACATGGGCCCCCACCCTGGTGGCATGGGTCCCGGCGGCATGATGCCTCATGGGATGATGATGCAGCCTGGAGGCCCTGAACCTGGCATGGTCAACAACCAGATGGTACAAGGGAGGATGGGCTTCCCACAGCGAGGGCAGGGTTTCCCGCCTGGGCAGTCACCACCTCACCAGGGCCCTTTTTCACATAACGGCCCTGGGCCTCAGGGGCCCTTCCCCCATGGCATGGGCTTCCAAGGTGAGGGGCCCGGTGGTGGACCTATGGGCCGGATGGGTGGGAACATGCCTCATGGTCCCGGGGGCGACCCAGGGATGTGTAAGCCAAACCCACACGGAGGACCTGAGAACTTCGGCGGCATGCCTGGGGTGTTCAACGACGCTGACCTGCATGAAGTCATCCGTCCTGGGGCCACTGGCATCCCAGAGTTTGACCTGTCCCGCATCATCCCCTCGGAAAAACCCAGCCAGACTCTGTCCTACTTCCCTcgtgggggtggtggaggaggtggggaaGGTCCCGGTAAAGCTCCGCACCCCTCTGGCCCTCAGGTCTTCCAGCAGATGCAAGGGATGATGGGCGAGGGTAACCCCAGGATGGGTCTCCCGATGCAGGGCATGGGTGGCCCACCGGGTCCCGGTCACATGGGGCCCCAGGACATGGGCATGGGCAACCCTGGACACAACCCTATGCGGCCGCCCGGCTTCATGAATCAGGGCATGATGGGACCTCAGCATCGCATGATGTCGCCAGGACAACCGGGAATGCCCGGGCAGCCGGGGATGATGGGAGGGCCGGGGATGATgccagggaaagagagggggccCATGTACAGCCACCCAGGCCCCGTGGGGTCCCCGAACATGATGATGTCTTTACATGGCATGGGCGGCCCCCAGCAGACTATGATGATGTCTCCACAGATGCGGCCCCGAGGCATGGGGTCAGATATGGGCATGGGCTTCAACCCTGGTCCAGGGATGTTCTGA
- the acp6 gene encoding LOW QUALITY PROTEIN: lysophosphatidic acid phosphatase type 6 (The sequence of the model RefSeq protein was modified relative to this genomic sequence to represent the inferred CDS: deleted 2 bases in 1 codon), whose amino-acid sequence MRTVWARVVGLGSVALGSLFWSQNKPEATSECQAKNVDPSQLELKLVQVLFRHGARTPLKSIPDVLEVQWMPNLLDVPPHTRINYVVTDLQGGPRPPAPVEDSYRANTLSGGTYPGQLTTIGMQQLYELGKRLRMRYIQEVPFLTPTFSPAEVYVRSTNIVRTIESAKCLVAGLFQQKQADIVPILTTEAEQEILYPNYHGCKLLRLLSGHRWAESSTLPAIAKDLRKIQSELGIPSHQQVDFILIRDDMVARETHGLACPSELASWKTIVERRAVDMIYHIYEPSKRENLQLCVGPLLDTVLTKMDEKAKGISPEPNRKLFLYSVHDTTLMPCLMALGIFDMKWPPYAADITLELLEHRTTKESFVKVSYLGQDQRIPGCSGVICPLSEFQQALAAYTLPLDRYKQLCDNTERVPSQS is encoded by the exons ATGAGGACTGTCTGGGCTCGAGTAGTTGGCCTTGGGTCGGTGGCGCTGGGTTCGTTGTTCTGGTCCCAGAACAAGCCCGAAGCCACTTCAGAGTGCCAAGCTAAGAATGTGGACCCCTCGCAGTTGGAGCTCAAACTAGTCCAAGTCCTGTTCCGACATGGCGCCAGAACACCGCTGAAATCTATCCCTGACGTTTTAGAG GTGCAATGGATGCCTAACTTGCTGGATGTTCCCCCTCACACCCGAATCAACTACGTGGTGACAGACCTTCAAGGAGGACCAAGACCTCCAGCACCTGTGGAGGACAGCTACAGAGCCAATACACTGAGC GGTGGAACTTACCCGGGTCAGCTGACCACAATTGGCATGCAGCAACTGTATGAGCTGGGCAAAAGGCTGAGGATGAGATATATACAGGAAGTGCCATTCCTAACCCCCACCTTCAGTCCTGCCGAAGTCTA TGTGCGCTCCACCAACATTGTTCGGACCATTGAGTCAGCCAAGTGCTTGGTGGCAGGTCTGTTCCAACAGAAGCAGGCAG ATATTGTTCCAATATTAACGACGGAGGCGGAGCAGGAGATCCTGTACCCAAACTACCATGGCTGCAAGCTGCTGAGACTGCTGAGCGG TCACCGCTGGGCAGAATCGTCCACACTGCCGGCCATCGCAAAG GACCTGCGCAAAATCCAAAGTGAGCTTGGAATCCCCTCCCATCAACAGGTTGACTTCATCCTCATCAGAGATGACATGGTGGCTCGTGAG acACATGGCCTGGCCTGCCCATCTGAGTTGGCCAGTTGGAAGACTATAGTAGAGCGCAGAGCCGTAGACATGATCTACCACATCTATGAACCAAGCAAGAG GGAGAACCTGCAGCTCTGCGTTGGACCACTGCTGGACACTGTGTTGACCAAAATGGACGAGAAAGCCAAGGGTATATCCCCTGAGCCCAACAG gAAGCTTTTCCTGTATTCTGTTCATGACACCACGCTGATGCCATGTCTGATGGCCCTCGGAATCTTTGACATGAAATGGCCGCCTTACGCTGCCGACATCACCCTGGAGCTGCTTGAACATCGCACCACCAAAGAGTCCTTCGTCAAGGTGTCCTACCTGGGCCAG GACCAGCGGATCCCAGGCTGCAGTGGGGTGATCTGCCCACTGTCCGAGTTCCAGCAGGCCTTGGCCGCTTACACACTGCCCCTCGATCGCTACAAGCAGCTCTGCGACAATACGGAGCGGGTACCCTCTCAATCCTGA
- the LOC125291824 gene encoding B-cell CLL/lymphoma 9 protein-like isoform X2, which translates to MLEVQEERPTAATATATHFGKKERERARKEREEGKDGRSLGPGTGAGPRTGRAKSTGLAAHTHSHAHTHSPHQHLSPPIVALGSPSMHSSNPKVRNSPTANTQSPKSKQEVMVRSPPVMSPSSAAQMDSKLPNQGKQGGAASQSQPSPCDSKTLGGCHGPKGTPGGGPGLKNGQGLNAGSKVKLKRERSTSLESFEQRDSATPNNDSEPREGSRVKRVCVSERRQPYSGADWCSGGESDEDEQGFYNCSSGDLKPQDPSSHPASNPALSRSSTPSHNAMGGQSATNDPSSTHKPKVVYVFTTEMANKAADAVVTGHAESIIAFHMKNISNKGEKTHLLVNNQTGPLRNEGKPPQGSGVGPQDQNLPPGTKPSQQSFQQSQSSVGQGPKSAGLSQDGAPSTGMDNKSLPSSSPRNPTPHDRTPGSQTPCSPGAQPGFPPVDGSKGGDQKLLPQDIMPGMAENSSSEGLSQEQLEHRERSLQTLRDIQRMLFPDDKDMAVMGQNTPPVGPQPPNHPGMMEGGPKKPEQGPLQAMMAQSQSLGKPGGPGGRPDGPPFGPPGPRDMPFSPDDMGPMPPGGPMNSHPGGPGGEQGDHLTPEQLAWLKLQQEFYEEKKRKQEQMHRSMGDPMILHGPRGAMMRAPPPPYQMNPGEVWGPGGPEPFPDQMGMGPRGMPPHMQRMPGFPGMMNPDMEGGPNPMPRPGMNWPDDMPKMGDGRGFPPGQGMFGGPGGPGGRVERFPNPQAVQEAMFQQGMGEKPGMGMPPGMMMDRMMGHPRPGMDPTNGQGGMFPRMPGDPGPMSPASRMEYMKGLGREMGPGPEFGMGPGVMGGGPNAAMMGAKMREAGMSMSPEEMMKMGRGGPPPENMGPQQKMLQGHPFPDQPGDFNMGPNRHYPGQQPQGPGNMRGPRGGEMPFGPDQRSNSGPNGGNNHGRLSHMPPHSQNQPPNQGQGTGPNSMPNQRGMGRKPAELSIQAGQGVHSPGVNPLKSPTMRQVHSPMLGSPSGALKSPQTPSQLAGILSGPSASAVAAAASIKSPTMMGSAGASPVHMKSPSLPVPSPGWTSSPKPPMQSPGIPQNNKPPLSMTSPNMMSNVDQGGNGPSSAPPSSTASGPGGMSLPGSLPSNSPYGIPPEPTLPQNPLSIMMSRMSKFAMPSSTPLYHDAIKTVASSDDDSPPARSPNLPSLNHMPGMGPNHHQGHPRMMVPSSVGHMPALSPMGMNTMGSQPLSHGMPNQMPSPNPMGPNMGPHPGGMGPGGMMPHGMMMQPGGPEPGMVNNQMVQGRMGFPQRGQGFPPGQSPPHQGPFSHNGPGPQGPFPHGMGFQGEGPGGGPMGRMGGNMPHGPGGDPGMCKPNPHGGPENFGGMPGVFNDADLHEVIRPGATGIPEFDLSRIIPSEKPSQTLSYFPRGGGGGGGEGPGKAPHPSGPQVFQQMQGMMGEGNPRMGLPMQGMGGPPGPGHMGPQDMGMGNPGHNPMRPPGFMNQGMMGPQHRMMSPGQPGMPGQPGMMGGPGMMPGKERGPMYSHPGPVGSPNMMMSLHGMGGPQQTMMMSPQMRPRGMGSDMGMGFNPGPGMF; encoded by the exons tcCCAAGTCCAAGCAGGAGGTGATGGTCCGTTCGCCCCCTGTCATGTCTCCTTCCAGTGCCGCGCAGATGGACTCCAAACTGCCCAATCAAGGAAAGCAAGGCGGCGCTGCGAGCCAATCACAACCCTCCCCATGTGACTCTAAAACGCTGGGTGGTTGCCACGGGCCCAAGGGGACGCCAGGCGGCGGACCCGGGCTGAAAAACGGCCAGGGCCTCAACGCCGGCTCCAAGGTGAAGTTAAAGCGGGAACGGAGCACGTCGCTGGAGTCGTTCGAGCAGCGTGACTCCGCTACACCCAACAACGACAGCGAGCCCAGAG aggggaGCCGGGtaaagcgcgtgtgtgtgtcggagagaCGGCAGCCCTACAGCGGAGCAGACTGGTGCTCAGGGGGAGAGAGTGACGAGGACGAGCAGGGATTCTATA ACTGCTCCTCTGGGGATCTGAAGCCCCAGGATCCCAGCTCCCACCCAGCCTCCAATCCCGCCCTGAGTCGCTCCTCTACGCCTTCCCACAATGCAATGGGAGGCCAGAGCGCTACCAACGACCCCAGCAGCACCCACAAACCCAAAGTGGTGTATGTTTTCACAACAGAGATGGCTAACAA GGCTGCCGACGCTGTAGTGACAGGACATGCTGAGAGCATCATTGCCTTCCACATGAAGAACATCTCCAACAAGGGAGAGAAGACCCACCTACTTGTG AATAATCAGACGGGACCCCTCCGGAATGAAGGGAAGCCCCCACAAGGATCAGGAGTCGGGCCCCAAGACCAGAACCTGCCACCCGGCACCAAACCTTCACAGCAGTCCTTCCAGCAGTCCCAGTCTTCAGTAGGCCAGGGGCCAAAGTCCGCTGGCCTCTCCCAAGATGGAGCTCCATCAACAGGCATGGACAACAAGAGCCTACCAAGCAGCAGCCCTCGTAATCCCACACCTCACGACCGAACGCCTGGCAGCCAGACCCCATGCTCTCCAGGTGCCCAGCCAGGGTTCCCTCCGGTTGATGGTTCTAAAGGGGGAGACCAGAAGCTTCTGCCCCAGGACATAATGCCCGGCATGGCAGAGAACTCGAGCTCGGAGGGCCTGTCTCAGGAGCAACTGGAGCATCGCGAACGCTCTTTGCAGACCCTTCGAGACATCCAGCGCATGCTATTTCCCGATGACAAAGATATGGCAGTCATGGGACAGAACACCCCACCGGTGGGCCCCCAACCCCCAAATCATCCTGGAATGATGGAAGGGGGACCCAAAAAGCCAGAGCAGGGGCCTCTACAGGCCATGATGGCTCAGTCGCAGAGCCTGGGAAAACCTGGTGGACCAGGAGGTCGTCCAGATGGACCCCCATTTGGGCCGCCAGGTCCCCGCGACATGCCCTTCTCTCCAGATGACATGGGGCCCATGCCGCCTGGAGGACCAATGAACTCCCACCCTGGCGGTCCAGGGGGAGAACAAGGGGATCACTTGACCCCAGAGCAGCTTGCGTGGCTGAAGCTGCAGCAAGAGTTCTATGAGGAGAAGAAACGCAAGCAGGAGCAGATGCACAGATCCATGGGGGACCCCATGATTCTTCACGGCCCACGCGGTGCCATGATGCGTGCCCCTCCTCCGCCCTATCAGATGAATCCCGGGGAAGTGTGGGGCCCTGGCGGGCCTGAGCCGTTTCCCGATCAGATGGGCATGGGGCCTCGTGGAATGCCACCCCACATGCAGCGGATGCCCGGCTTCCCTGGCATGATGAACCCAGACATGGAGGGAGGGCCAAACCCCATGCCTCGGCCAGGCATGAACTGGCCTGATGATATGCCCAAAATGGGAGATGGTCGAGGTTTCCCACCCGGACAGGGCATGTTTGGAGGCCCTGGGGGACCAGGGGGCAGGGTCGAGAGGTTCCCAAACCCACAGGCAGTGCAGGAAGCCATGTTTCAGCAGGGAATGGGGGAGAAACCTGGAATGGGAATGCCACCAGGAATGATGATGGACAGGATGATGGGACATCCCAGACCTGGAATGGACCCCACAAACGGCCAGGGAGGCATGTTCCCACGGATGCCCGGTGACCCTGGACCCATGAGCCCAGCCTCAAGAATGGAGTACATGAAGGGGTTGGGGCGGGAGATGGGTCCAGGCCCTGAATTCGGCATGGGTCCTGGGGTCATGGGTGGTGGCCCAAATGCAGCTATGATGGGGGCCAAGATGAGGGAGGCAGGCATGAGTATGAGCCCCGAGGAGATGATGAAGATGGGGAGAGGAGGTCCACCACCTGAAAACATGGGTCCCCAGCAAAAGATGCTTCAAGGGCATCCTTTTCCTGACCAGCCCGGTGACTTCAACATGGGTCCAAACCGGCACTACCCAGGTCAGCAGCCTCAGGGCCCTGGCAATATGCGAGGTCCAAGGGGTGGAGAAATGCCCTTTGGCCCTGACCAGCGATCCAACTCCGGCCCCAACGGTGGAAACAACCATGGCCGTTTGAGCCACATGCCTCCACATTCGCAAAATCAGCCCCCTAACCAGGGCCAAGGTACTGGACCCAACTCTATGCCCAACCAGAGGGGTATGGGGCGCAAGCCTGCTGAGCTCAGCATCCAGGCCGGACAAGGGGTACACTCCCCAGGGGTCAACCCCCTAAAGTCCCCCACCATGAGGCAAGTCCATTCTCCCATGCTTGGCTCTCCGTCAGGAGCACTCAAATCACCGCAGACCCCTTCCCAGCTGGCCGGTATACTCTCAGGACCATCGGCTTCGGCTGTAGCGGCAGCAGCATCCATCAAGTCTCCCACCATGATGGGGTCTGCAGGGGCGTCTCCTGTTCATATGAAGTCTCCTTCGCTTCCAGTCCCATCTCCAGGGTGGACGTCCTCACCGAAACCTCCCATGCAGAGCCCAGGGATCCCCCAGAACAACAAGCCTCCCCTGAGTATGACCTCGCCCAACATGATGAGCAATGTAGACCAAG GTGGGAATGGCCCGTCTTCAGCTCCTCCCAGCTCAACAGCGAGTGGCCCGGGTGGGATGTCCCTTCCAGGAAGTCTTCCGTCCAACAGTCCCTACGGCATTCCCCCAGAGCCAACACTCCCCCAGAATCCTCTGTCCATCATGATGTCACGCATGTCCAAGTTTGCCATGCCCAGCTCCACCCCGCTCTACCACGACGCCATTAAGACTGTGGCCAGCTCTGATGATGATTCACCACCTGCCCGGTCGCCCAACCTGCCTTCACTCAACCACATGCCAG GAATGGGTCCAAACCACCACCAAGGACACCCACGCATGATGGTACCCAGTTCTGTCGGCCACATGCCTGCTCTCAGCCCCATGGGTATGAACACTATGGGCTCCCAGCCCCTCTCCCACGGCATGCCCAACCAAATGCCCTCACCAAACCCCATGGGTCCCAACATGGGCCCCCACCCTGGTGGCATGGGTCCCGGCGGCATGATGCCTCATGGGATGATGATGCAGCCTGGAGGCCCTGAACCTGGCATGGTCAACAACCAGATGGTACAAGGGAGGATGGGCTTCCCACAGCGAGGGCAGGGTTTCCCGCCTGGGCAGTCACCACCTCACCAGGGCCCTTTTTCACATAACGGCCCTGGGCCTCAGGGGCCCTTCCCCCATGGCATGGGCTTCCAAGGTGAGGGGCCCGGTGGTGGACCTATGGGCCGGATGGGTGGGAACATGCCTCATGGTCCCGGGGGCGACCCAGGGATGTGTAAGCCAAACCCACACGGAGGACCTGAGAACTTCGGCGGCATGCCTGGGGTGTTCAACGACGCTGACCTGCATGAAGTCATCCGTCCTGGGGCCACTGGCATCCCAGAGTTTGACCTGTCCCGCATCATCCCCTCGGAAAAACCCAGCCAGACTCTGTCCTACTTCCCTcgtgggggtggtggaggaggtggggaaGGTCCCGGTAAAGCTCCGCACCCCTCTGGCCCTCAGGTCTTCCAGCAGATGCAAGGGATGATGGGCGAGGGTAACCCCAGGATGGGTCTCCCGATGCAGGGCATGGGTGGCCCACCGGGTCCCGGTCACATGGGGCCCCAGGACATGGGCATGGGCAACCCTGGACACAACCCTATGCGGCCGCCCGGCTTCATGAATCAGGGCATGATGGGACCTCAGCATCGCATGATGTCGCCAGGACAACCGGGAATGCCCGGGCAGCCGGGGATGATGGGAGGGCCGGGGATGATgccagggaaagagagggggccCATGTACAGCCACCCAGGCCCCGTGGGGTCCCCGAACATGATGATGTCTTTACATGGCATGGGCGGCCCCCAGCAGACTATGATGATGTCTCCACAGATGCGGCCCCGAGGCATGGGGTCAGATATGGGCATGGGCTTCAACCCTGGTCCAGGGATGTTCTGA